The window TGATCAAAAAATGTTTTGTAATTATCCTGATTTCAATGAATGCTTGTGTTGCAGTTCCTCCAGGAGGAGGAGGAGCATTTGTTTACAATGACTATACAACCATACACACGGTTTTTCCTATTCCACAAGGTGAGTTGACCGCTAGTTCTACGGCTCGGTGCTACCTATCTTTAGTTTGTCTAGGAAATATAAGTCCTCACTCTATT is drawn from Leptospira ellinghausenii and contains these coding sequences:
- a CDS encoding TRL domain-containing protein, whose protein sequence is MIKKCFVIILISMNACVAVPPGGGGAFVYNDYTTIHTVFPIPQGELTASSTARCYLSLVCLGNISPHSIAIKNGIEIITAIDYEYTNINIFYSSTTLIVHGRKKNSTDSK